The Larimichthys crocea isolate SSNF chromosome II, L_crocea_2.0, whole genome shotgun sequence genome segment atCCTCTATCAGACTCTATTAATACTGCTACACTCAGTCAGTGGGTGGGTGTCAAAATAGAAAATGCCTCACCTGTCGTAAGCTCACGCGCACAGGATAGACAATGTTTGAGCCTTCCCGCCTAAAGTGAGGATGTGGCTTGTCCTTGATGACGAAAACAATGTCAGCAGGAATGGTATTGTGTGACTCGTCTCCCTCCCGCGGGAACGTGATCTTGGTTCCCTCTTTCCAGCCCCGCTTGATCTCGATAGTGAGGATCTTATCCTCAGTGCGCATGGTCCTGCCATCTGGATTTAGCCTTTTGCGAGAGATTTTCATCCTCTTGGTGCAGCCGTGGAAGACCTCCTCCAGGGAAACCCTCAGTTCGTGGATGATGGCTGGGTCCTGCTTCCGACGCTGCTGTCCTCCGGGGCCGACATGGCCGTCCCGGGGGAATCCGTTTAGATTGAAGCTGGTGAAGGAGCCAAAGGGATCATTTCCGTCCACTTCCATGTCCTCGTCATCTCGGCCGTTGGCTTTACGACCAAAGAACATATCAAAAGGGTTTGAACCCCCAAAGAAAGTGGCAAATGTGGCATGAGGGTCCCCATGGAAGGTGTAGGTGAAGGTGCTGCCCTGTCCATCACCAGAAGGTCCATTTCCTCCCTTGAGACCTGATGGACAACAGAAATGATTGATCAGTCAGCCTAACATTGACCTTTCATCTACCATCCAAACCATGGATCAAGTGCAGGGTAAGAAGAGAccaatattttgataattgattcattgtcaacaaaaaaatatgaatattagaTGGTCACAGGTTCTCAAATGTGTGAATTGGTCGCtttttctcacattcacaccaccACCAAgtacttgctcatggtgggagtTGTCGGGTCTCGGTGTAGACCTTCTCTATATGGAAAGTTTTGTGAGATAATTTCTGCTATGAATTGGcactttacaaataaaattatgttATCTAATGTTTGGATTTTTGaatgttggtcagacaaaacaagacatctgaagATGCCACTTTGAGCTCTATGGACTTGATGATGATTGAGTACTAACAAACAATTCATCAATCCTAGGGTCTTTATTTGTCAATGTCATTAAAAAAGTCAGTGTTCTGTCTTATTTCAGTCACAACAGCCCATTGTCTCAGCATCATAGCAAACCCTTATCAATAAAATGAAGTTTAATATACAGATTTTAATTCAGCAAAAAGAGAGCACTAGTATCGAAACTGGTATATTGATCAATACCCTGACTTAAGGTATTAGAAATGGTTTCAATAAGTACATTAGTACATTAAGTACAAAAGTGGACCAAGTTACTCAGGAACTTGAGTCTTTAATGAACAAATTCTGACACTGTACACACTCCATAGGTAAATCCTCCATTTTTGAgatattacagtatataatcTACTATGGAAATAGTATTTGTCTAATGGGAATGTAACAGAAATGTGCATTTTATCACTAACAAAGCACACATTGATGCTCTGTTTGTTGCATGCCTTTACAGGAGGCGTATTCTTCACATTTCAAGGATACATGTGCATGCCTTactggtgagaaaaaaaaaacttgattcaGTTATATAACCATCACTGAAGATGTTCAGCATGTACCCTTTGCTACAtagcattaaataaaaaataaagaaaatatttcaatatgtgAACACAGAGATGATGTCCCTCACATCAAACATGCTATTTAAGTACGTCACACTGTACATAAAGCTGTTTCTTTCTATTACAACACCCACATTTCTATGAAGATCTGTGCTGCAGATGATGACAggctttttatttctcttataAACGTAAAAGCTAATccttataataaaaaatgttcagagCAGCAGCCCTATAATCTGATGAACAGCCTGGGCCTGGCTGCTGGTTACAGACTTGAACTAAAGCCAGCTGTGTTTCACATCCATCCCAGCTTTATAACGGGTCTTATAACAGCAGGCTGAAGGGGAGTTAAACtcggtaaaaagaaaaatgcaattaaatgcaataaaaaagacacattacCTTCCTCTCCGTACTGATCATAAACTTCTCTTTTCTTCGGATCACTGAGGACTTCATATGCCTCGGCGATTTCCTTAAATTTCTCCTCGGCGGCTGCAGACTTGTTTTTGTCCGGGTGCCATTTCAGCGCTTGTTTTTTGTAAGCTTTCTTAATATCCTCATCTGTGGCTCCTTTAGAGATGCCCAATGTTTTATAGTAATCTTTACCCATCTTTCTTTCAGGTATCCGCGGCAGGGAatgatcaaataataataagaaaaaaaaatagggaggaggaggagagc includes the following:
- the dnajb4 gene encoding dnaJ homolog subfamily B member 4, with the protein product MGKDYYKTLGISKGATDEDIKKAYKKQALKWHPDKNKSAAAEEKFKEIAEAYEVLSDPKKREVYDQYGEEGLKGGNGPSGDGQGSTFTYTFHGDPHATFATFFGGSNPFDMFFGRKANGRDDEDMEVDGNDPFGSFTSFNLNGFPRDGHVGPGGQQRRKQDPAIIHELRVSLEEVFHGCTKRMKISRKRLNPDGRTMRTEDKILTIEIKRGWKEGTKITFPREGDESHNTIPADIVFVIKDKPHPHFRREGSNIVYPVRVSLRQSLCGCSVTVSTIDGKTCNMKITDVIKPGMRKTVAGQGLPFPKNPEQRGDLVVEFDVNFPETLPGNAKDVLKRHLPT